One stretch of Ananas comosus cultivar F153 linkage group 6, ASM154086v1, whole genome shotgun sequence DNA includes these proteins:
- the LOC109711252 gene encoding transcription elongation factor SPT6-like isoform X3 produces MMSKKRKRRKRRRKKKVMMRGTKRRGKSGENRRRILYLTRMIMSCSRTTISLAFIGPNRKFKRLKKAGRDSEVERSGFSDEEESEKNRAGGRTAEEKLKRSLFGDDEAAPLEDIAEEDEQQEEEEEEEGDMIGEEDEMADFIVDEEDVDETGAVVKKKKLKKKKTRQAPGVSSSALQEAHEIFGDVDELLMLRKQGLEKDVDTGAVKRLEDEFEPFIVSEKYMTPKDDMIREADVPERIQLSEDVTGPPPIDDQSIEEESTWIYNQLTSDSLPLFHGGDHAVREISKEDIGNVLTMLHVQKLDIPFIAMYRKELCSSLLKDPGLASQDGADRMRWHKVLWTVQSLDRKWLLLQKRKNALQLYYNKRFEEEARRIDDETRLALNRQLFKSVTEALKEAKSEKEIDDVDAKFNLHFPPGEVEIEEGQFKRPKRKSLYSICYKAGLWEVASKFGFSSEHFGLLLTLAKISDVDELEDPKETPEEVAANFTCAMFETPQDVLKGARHMAAVEIGYEPIVRKHVRSIYMEKAVVSTSPTPEGNSTIDLYHSLSGVKWLRDKPLNKFDDAQWLLIQKAEEEKLLQVTIKLPEDAQKKLLSDASEFYLSECVSKCAQLWNEQRKMILEDSFFTLILPSMEKEARLLLTARAKNWLSMEYGRQLWSKVSIAPFKQKDAEHDSEDDSELRVMACCWGPGKPATTFVMLDSAGEMVDVLYAGSISVRSQGVAEQQRKKNDQQRVLKFMTDHQPHVVCVGGANLSCRQLKDDIYEVIFKIVEDHPKDVSRDIENISIVYGDESLPRLYENSRVSSDQLPGQPGIVKRAVALGRYLQNPLAMVATLCGPGKEILSWKLCPLEHFLTPDEKYEMVEQIMIDATNQIGVDVNLAASHEWLFAPLQFVSGLGPRKASALQRAFVRAGSVFNRKEITMGKLIRKKVFINAVGFLRVRRSGAAAASAHIMDLLDDTRIHPESYDLAKNLAKDVYAEDAPHEPNEMDDDEQEMAIEHVRERPHMLKALDIDEYLKSFPDGARKRETLYDIKMELLHGFWDWRSAFREPNADEEFAMLTGETEDTISDGRIVQVTVRNIQDNRIVCTFDSGLKAHVFAEDYSDDGYDPETLQIREGDILTARIKSINKPRFVVYLTCKANELRKGPYLHKIKRDPYYQEEDASLRNEQEKARKEKELAKKHFKPRMIVHPRFQNLTADEAMEYLSDKDAGESIIRPSSKGPLYLTLTLKISDGIYAHKEIVEGGKDHKDITSMLRLGKTLTIDQDTFEDLDEVMDRYVDPLVGHLKSMLSYRKFRRGTKAENDDMLRAEKLENPMRIVYCFGISQEHPGTFILSYIRSTNPHHEYIGLYPKGFRFRKKDFDDIDRLVSYFQRNIDKPPPSAGPSLRTVAAMVPMRSPANWGSSGGGSVSGGSAGFNDSWRGSDRERSSTPASRTGGRYESRSGSASREGHPSGIPSSRGRGRGSARGRENSYSGNDRDSEYGGSARWSSKDVDDDGMSSFPGAKVQNSPGRERFPGGWGGDGGRSGSGGRNVGGGGGGGGGGGGGGGWGGDIGSSSGYSAGNSNSRLVPPTQADSGSGWPTRW; encoded by the exons ATGATgtcgaagaagaggaagaggaggaagaggaggagaaagaagaaagtgATGATGAGAGGCacaaaaagaagaggaaaaagcgGAG AGAATCGGAGAAGAATTTTGTACTTGACGAGGATGATTATGAGTTGCTCCAGGACAACAATATCACTGGCATTCATCGGCCCAAACCG CAAATTTAAGCGCTTGAAGAAGGCGGGGCGGGATTCTGAGGTGGAGCGATCTGGGTTTTCTGATGAGGAAGAATCGGAAAAGAACAGGGCTGGCGGCCGTACTGCTGAGGAAAAGCTGAAGCGCAGTTTATTTGGTGACGACGAAG CTGCTCCTTTGGAGGATATTGCTGAAGAAGATGAGCAacaggaggaggaagaagaagaagagggagataTGATTGGTGAGGAGGATGAAATGGCGGACTTCATTGTTGACGAGGAAGATGTTGATGAAACTGGGGCTGTTGTTAA AAAGAAGAaactgaagaagaagaaaactagACAAGCGCCAGGCGTATCATCTTCTGCTTTGCAAGAGGCTCATGAGATATTTGGGGATGTTGATGAGCTGTTAATGCTTCGGAAGCAAGGCCTGGAGAAGGACGTTGATACTGGCGCAGTGAAGAGGCTTGAAGATGAGTTTGAACCGTTTATTGTTTCGGAGAAGTATATGACACCAAAGGATGACATGATACGGGAAGCTGATGTACCTGAAAGGATTCAG CTGTCTGAGGATGTTACTGGGCCGCCGCCGATAGATGACCAGAGCATAGAGGAGGAGAGTACATGGATATATAACCAGCTTACCAGTGATAGTCTGCCACTCTTCCATGGCGGTGATCACGCAGTAAGGGAAATTAGCAAGGAAGACATTGGAAACGTCTTGACAATGCTACATGTCCAAAAACTAGAT ATACCTTTCATCGCCATGTACAGGAAGGAGTTGTGCAGTAGTCTTTTGAAAGATCCTGGTTTAGCTAGTCAAGATGGTGCAGATAGAATGAGGTGGCATAAG gTGCTTTGGACTGTTCAGTCCTTGGACAGAAAATGGTTGCTTCTTCAGAAGCGAAAGAATGCTCTCCAGTTGTACTATAACAAACGTTTTGAAGAGGAAGCTAGGAGAATTGATGATGAGACAAGACTCGCATTGAACAGGCAACTATTCAAATCTGTTACTGAAGCACTTAAGGAAGCTAAATCTGAAAAGGAGATAGATGATGTTGATGCTAAATTCAATTTGCATTTCCCTCCTGGTGAAGTTGAAATCGAGGAAGGACAATTTAAAAGGCCTAAGAGGAAATCACTTTACAGTATTTGTTACAAGGCGGGGTTATGGGAGGTCGCCAGCAAGTTTGGTTTTAGTTCGGAGCACTTTGGTTTGCTTCTAACACTAGCAAAGATATCG GATGTGGATGAGCTTGAAGATCCTAAGGAGACTCCTGAAGAAGTGGCAGCAAATTTTACATGTGCAATGTTTGAAACCCCGCAAGATGTGCTTAAAGGTGCTAGGCACATG GCGGCAGTGGAGATTGGCTATGAGCCTATTGTGAGAAAACATGTACGAAGTATTTACATGGAAAAAGCTGTTGTTTCAACAAGCCCAACTCCGGAGGGAAATTCAACCATAGATCTTTATCATTCTCTTTCGGGCGTAAAGTGGCTGCGTGACAAGCCGTTGAATAAGTTTGATGACGCTCAGTGGCTTCTTATTCAGAAAGCAGAAGAAGAGAAACTCCTTCAAGTAACAATAAAATTGCCTGAAGATGCACAGAAGAAATTACTTTCCGATGCTAGTGAGTTCTATTTGAGCGAATGTGTTAGCAAGTGCGCTCAGCTGTGGAACGAGCAGCGCAAGATGATCTTGGAAGACTCGTTCTTCACTTTAATTCTCCCTTCGATGGAGAAGGAAGCTCGATTACTATTGACGGCAAGAGCCAAAAACTGGCTCTCGATGGAGTATGGGAGGCAGTTATGGAGTAAGGTTTCTATTGCTCCTTTCAAGCAGAAGGATGCTGAGCACGATTCTGAGGATGATTCTGAATTGAGAGTCATGGCTTGCTGTTGGGGGCCTGGGAAGCCTGCGACAACGTTTGTGATGTTGGATTCAGCAGGTGAAATGGTCGATGTTTTGTATGCTGGCTCTATCAGTGTGAGGTCACAGGGTGTTGCCGAGCAACAACGCAAGAAAAATGACCAGCAGCGAGTACTCAAGTTCATGACTGACCATCAGCCCCATGTTGTCTGTGTAGGGGGGGCCAACTTGTCCTGCAGGCAGCTGAAGGATGATATATATGAG GTTATTTTCAAGATAGTAGAAGACCACCCAAAAGATGTTAGCCGAGATATAGAAAATATCAGTATTGTTTATGGTGATGAGTCGTTGCCTCGCCTTTATGAAAACTCACGAGTGTCATCAGATCAACTTCCTGGGCAGCCTG GTATTGTAAAGCGTGCTGTGGCTCTTGGTCGGTATTTGCAAAACCCTTTGGCAATGGTTGCGACACTATGTGGACCAGGGAAAGAGATATTGTCTTGGAAGCTTTGTCCTCTAGAGCATTTTCTTACTCCTGACGAGAAATATGAGATGGTTGAACAGATAATGATTGATGCGACAAACCAAATAGGCGTTGATGTCAATTTAGCTGCAAGTCATGAGTGGCTTTTTGCTCCACTACAATTTGTCTCTGGTCTTGGACCAAGGAAAGCTTCGGCTTTGCAGAGAGCGTTTGTGAGGGCAGGTTCTGTCTTCAATCGCAAGGAAATTACAATGGGAAAACTGATTAGAAAGAAGGTTTTCATCAATGCTGTCGGTTTTTTGCGTGTTCGTCGAAGCGGGGCAGCTGCAGCTAGTGCTCACATCATGGACTTGTTGGATGACACGAGGATCCACCCAGAGTCCTATGATCTTGCAAAGAACTTGGCCAAGGATGTGTATGCTGAGGATGCTCCACATGAGCCTAATGAGATGGATGATGATGAACAGGAGATGGCGATTGAACATGTTAGGGAAAGACCTCACATGCTCAAAGCCCTTGATATTGATGAGTATCTCAAGAGTTTTCCTGATGGGGCCAGGAAAAGAGAAACCCTGTATGATATAAAGATGGAACTGCTTCATGGTTTTTGGGATTGGCGCAGCGCTTTCCGAGAACCGAATGCCGATGAGGAGTTTGCTATGCTAACTGGTGAAACGGAGGACACCATTTCAGATGGCAGGATTGTTCAAGTAACGGTTCGCAACATACAAGATAACAGAATCGTCTGTACCTTTGATTCTGGTCTAAAGGCCCATGTTTTTGCGGAGGATTACTCAGACGATGGATATGATCCTGAAACCCTTCAAATACGTGAAGGTGATATACTTACAGCCAGGATAAAGAGTATCAACAAACCTAGATTTGTGGTTTACTTGACCTGCAAGGCCAACGAACTGAGGAAAGGACCATACCTGCACAAAATCAAACGCGATCCTTATTATCAGGAAGAGGATGCTAGCTTACGAAATGAGCAAGAGAAGGCTCGCAAGGAAAAGGAACTTGCTAAGAAGCATTTTAAGCCAAGAATGATTGTTCATCCTCGTTTCCAGAACCTGACAGCCGATGAAGCTATGGAG TACCTTTCTGACAAGGATGCTGGTGAGAGCATTATACGTCCAAGCTCTAAAGGGCCTCTTTACCTGACTTTAACCCTGAAAATTTCTGATGGAATTTATGCTCACAAAGAGATAGTTGAGGGTGGAAAAGATCACAAGGATATCACTAGCATGCTTCGTTTGGGGAAAACTCTGACCATTGATCAGGACACTTTTGAAGATCTTGATGAG GTTATGGACCGATATGTTGATCCGTTGGTTGGCCACCTAAAAAGTATGCTCTCCTATCGTAAATTCAGAAGAGGAACAAAAGCAGAAAACGACGACATGTTACGGGCGGAGAAATTGGAGAACCCCATGAGAATTGTGTATTGCTTTGGCATCTCTCAAGAACACCCaggaacttttattttatcctACATCAGGAGTACCAATCCACATCATGAATACATTGGGCTGTATCCAAAAGGATTTAGGTTTCGGAAAAAGGATTTTGATGACATTGACCGTCTTGTGTCCTATTTCCAGAGAAATATCGATAAACCACCTCCAAGTGCCGGCCCATCACTAAGGACAGTTGCTGCAATGGTACCGATGAGAAGCCCTGCAAACTGGGGCTCCTCTGGTGGAGGGTCTGTCAGCGGTGGTTCGGCAGGCTTCAATGATAGCTGGAGGGGTTCGGATAGGGAAAGGTCTTCCACTCCAGCTTCAAGAACAG GAGGGAGATACGAATCGCGAAGTGGTAGTGCAAGCAGAGAAGGCCATCCAAGCGGAATTCCTTCAAGCCGCGGGCGTGGAAGGGGAAGTGCAAGGGGAAGGGAAAACAGCTACAGCGGCAACGACCGCGACTCCGAGTACGGGGGATCGGCGAGATGGAGCTCGAAAGACGTCGACGACGACGGCATGAGCAGCTTCCCTGGTGCCAAAGTTCAGAACTCTCCAGGCAGGGAGAGATTCCCAGGCGGATGGGGTGGTGACGGGGGCAGGAGTGGCAGCGGCGGTCGAAATGtaggcggtggcggtggcggtggcggtggcggtggcggtggcggaggcTGGGGTGGGGATATTGGTTCGAGCTCCGGATACAGTGCTGGTAATAGCAATTCGAGGTTGGTGCCACCGACACAAGCGGATTCTGGAAGCGGATGGCCGACCCGTTGGTGA
- the LOC109711252 gene encoding transcription elongation factor SPT6-like isoform X1, with protein MSNRAIVSDDEDEYEEEDDSRAVEKEDNLHGRDEDEDEEEEEEEEEGQDEYEKDGFIVDDVEEEEEEEEEEKEESDDERHKKKRKKRRESEKNFVLDEDDYELLQDNNITGIHRPKPGSKFKRLKKAGRDSEVERSGFSDEEESEKNRAGGRTAEEKLKRSLFGDDEAAPLEDIAEEDEQQEEEEEEEGDMIGEEDEMADFIVDEEDVDETGAVVKKKKLKKKKTRQAPGVSSSALQEAHEIFGDVDELLMLRKQGLEKDVDTGAVKRLEDEFEPFIVSEKYMTPKDDMIREADVPERIQLSEDVTGPPPIDDQSIEEESTWIYNQLTSDSLPLFHGGDHAVREISKEDIGNVLTMLHVQKLDIPFIAMYRKELCSSLLKDPGLASQDGADRMRWHKVLWTVQSLDRKWLLLQKRKNALQLYYNKRFEEEARRIDDETRLALNRQLFKSVTEALKEAKSEKEIDDVDAKFNLHFPPGEVEIEEGQFKRPKRKSLYSICYKAGLWEVASKFGFSSEHFGLLLTLAKISDVDELEDPKETPEEVAANFTCAMFETPQDVLKGARHMAAVEIGYEPIVRKHVRSIYMEKAVVSTSPTPEGNSTIDLYHSLSGVKWLRDKPLNKFDDAQWLLIQKAEEEKLLQVTIKLPEDAQKKLLSDASEFYLSECVSKCAQLWNEQRKMILEDSFFTLILPSMEKEARLLLTARAKNWLSMEYGRQLWSKVSIAPFKQKDAEHDSEDDSELRVMACCWGPGKPATTFVMLDSAGEMVDVLYAGSISVRSQGVAEQQRKKNDQQRVLKFMTDHQPHVVCVGGANLSCRQLKDDIYEVIFKIVEDHPKDVSRDIENISIVYGDESLPRLYENSRVSSDQLPGQPGIVKRAVALGRYLQNPLAMVATLCGPGKEILSWKLCPLEHFLTPDEKYEMVEQIMIDATNQIGVDVNLAASHEWLFAPLQFVSGLGPRKASALQRAFVRAGSVFNRKEITMGKLIRKKVFINAVGFLRVRRSGAAAASAHIMDLLDDTRIHPESYDLAKNLAKDVYAEDAPHEPNEMDDDEQEMAIEHVRERPHMLKALDIDEYLKSFPDGARKRETLYDIKMELLHGFWDWRSAFREPNADEEFAMLTGETEDTISDGRIVQVTVRNIQDNRIVCTFDSGLKAHVFAEDYSDDGYDPETLQIREGDILTARIKSINKPRFVVYLTCKANELRKGPYLHKIKRDPYYQEEDASLRNEQEKARKEKELAKKHFKPRMIVHPRFQNLTADEAMEYLSDKDAGESIIRPSSKGPLYLTLTLKISDGIYAHKEIVEGGKDHKDITSMLRLGKTLTIDQDTFEDLDEVMDRYVDPLVGHLKSMLSYRKFRRGTKAENDDMLRAEKLENPMRIVYCFGISQEHPGTFILSYIRSTNPHHEYIGLYPKGFRFRKKDFDDIDRLVSYFQRNIDKPPPSAGPSLRTVAAMVPMRSPANWGSSGGGSVSGGSAGFNDSWRGSDRERSSTPASRTGGRYESRSGSASREGHPSGIPSSRGRGRGSARGRENSYSGNDRDSEYGGSARWSSKDVDDDGMSSFPGAKVQNSPGRERFPGGWGGDGGRSGSGGRNVGGGGGGGGGGGGGGGWGGDIGSSSGYSAGNSNSRLVPPTQADSGSGWPTRW; from the exons ATGTCGAATCGTGCGATCGTCTCCGACGACGAAG ATGAGTATGAAGAGGAGGATGATTCGAGGGCCGTGGAGAAAGAAGACAATCTTCATGGGagggacgaggacgaggacgaggaagaggaagaagaagaag AAGAAGGCCAAGATGAGTATGAGAAAGATGGTTTCATAGTGGATGATgtcgaagaagaggaagaggaggaagaggaggagaaagaagaaagtgATGATGAGAGGCacaaaaagaagaggaaaaagcgGAG AGAATCGGAGAAGAATTTTGTACTTGACGAGGATGATTATGAGTTGCTCCAGGACAACAATATCACTGGCATTCATCGGCCCAAACCG GGTAGCAAATTTAAGCGCTTGAAGAAGGCGGGGCGGGATTCTGAGGTGGAGCGATCTGGGTTTTCTGATGAGGAAGAATCGGAAAAGAACAGGGCTGGCGGCCGTACTGCTGAGGAAAAGCTGAAGCGCAGTTTATTTGGTGACGACGAAG CTGCTCCTTTGGAGGATATTGCTGAAGAAGATGAGCAacaggaggaggaagaagaagaagagggagataTGATTGGTGAGGAGGATGAAATGGCGGACTTCATTGTTGACGAGGAAGATGTTGATGAAACTGGGGCTGTTGTTAA AAAGAAGAaactgaagaagaagaaaactagACAAGCGCCAGGCGTATCATCTTCTGCTTTGCAAGAGGCTCATGAGATATTTGGGGATGTTGATGAGCTGTTAATGCTTCGGAAGCAAGGCCTGGAGAAGGACGTTGATACTGGCGCAGTGAAGAGGCTTGAAGATGAGTTTGAACCGTTTATTGTTTCGGAGAAGTATATGACACCAAAGGATGACATGATACGGGAAGCTGATGTACCTGAAAGGATTCAG CTGTCTGAGGATGTTACTGGGCCGCCGCCGATAGATGACCAGAGCATAGAGGAGGAGAGTACATGGATATATAACCAGCTTACCAGTGATAGTCTGCCACTCTTCCATGGCGGTGATCACGCAGTAAGGGAAATTAGCAAGGAAGACATTGGAAACGTCTTGACAATGCTACATGTCCAAAAACTAGAT ATACCTTTCATCGCCATGTACAGGAAGGAGTTGTGCAGTAGTCTTTTGAAAGATCCTGGTTTAGCTAGTCAAGATGGTGCAGATAGAATGAGGTGGCATAAG gTGCTTTGGACTGTTCAGTCCTTGGACAGAAAATGGTTGCTTCTTCAGAAGCGAAAGAATGCTCTCCAGTTGTACTATAACAAACGTTTTGAAGAGGAAGCTAGGAGAATTGATGATGAGACAAGACTCGCATTGAACAGGCAACTATTCAAATCTGTTACTGAAGCACTTAAGGAAGCTAAATCTGAAAAGGAGATAGATGATGTTGATGCTAAATTCAATTTGCATTTCCCTCCTGGTGAAGTTGAAATCGAGGAAGGACAATTTAAAAGGCCTAAGAGGAAATCACTTTACAGTATTTGTTACAAGGCGGGGTTATGGGAGGTCGCCAGCAAGTTTGGTTTTAGTTCGGAGCACTTTGGTTTGCTTCTAACACTAGCAAAGATATCG GATGTGGATGAGCTTGAAGATCCTAAGGAGACTCCTGAAGAAGTGGCAGCAAATTTTACATGTGCAATGTTTGAAACCCCGCAAGATGTGCTTAAAGGTGCTAGGCACATG GCGGCAGTGGAGATTGGCTATGAGCCTATTGTGAGAAAACATGTACGAAGTATTTACATGGAAAAAGCTGTTGTTTCAACAAGCCCAACTCCGGAGGGAAATTCAACCATAGATCTTTATCATTCTCTTTCGGGCGTAAAGTGGCTGCGTGACAAGCCGTTGAATAAGTTTGATGACGCTCAGTGGCTTCTTATTCAGAAAGCAGAAGAAGAGAAACTCCTTCAAGTAACAATAAAATTGCCTGAAGATGCACAGAAGAAATTACTTTCCGATGCTAGTGAGTTCTATTTGAGCGAATGTGTTAGCAAGTGCGCTCAGCTGTGGAACGAGCAGCGCAAGATGATCTTGGAAGACTCGTTCTTCACTTTAATTCTCCCTTCGATGGAGAAGGAAGCTCGATTACTATTGACGGCAAGAGCCAAAAACTGGCTCTCGATGGAGTATGGGAGGCAGTTATGGAGTAAGGTTTCTATTGCTCCTTTCAAGCAGAAGGATGCTGAGCACGATTCTGAGGATGATTCTGAATTGAGAGTCATGGCTTGCTGTTGGGGGCCTGGGAAGCCTGCGACAACGTTTGTGATGTTGGATTCAGCAGGTGAAATGGTCGATGTTTTGTATGCTGGCTCTATCAGTGTGAGGTCACAGGGTGTTGCCGAGCAACAACGCAAGAAAAATGACCAGCAGCGAGTACTCAAGTTCATGACTGACCATCAGCCCCATGTTGTCTGTGTAGGGGGGGCCAACTTGTCCTGCAGGCAGCTGAAGGATGATATATATGAG GTTATTTTCAAGATAGTAGAAGACCACCCAAAAGATGTTAGCCGAGATATAGAAAATATCAGTATTGTTTATGGTGATGAGTCGTTGCCTCGCCTTTATGAAAACTCACGAGTGTCATCAGATCAACTTCCTGGGCAGCCTG GTATTGTAAAGCGTGCTGTGGCTCTTGGTCGGTATTTGCAAAACCCTTTGGCAATGGTTGCGACACTATGTGGACCAGGGAAAGAGATATTGTCTTGGAAGCTTTGTCCTCTAGAGCATTTTCTTACTCCTGACGAGAAATATGAGATGGTTGAACAGATAATGATTGATGCGACAAACCAAATAGGCGTTGATGTCAATTTAGCTGCAAGTCATGAGTGGCTTTTTGCTCCACTACAATTTGTCTCTGGTCTTGGACCAAGGAAAGCTTCGGCTTTGCAGAGAGCGTTTGTGAGGGCAGGTTCTGTCTTCAATCGCAAGGAAATTACAATGGGAAAACTGATTAGAAAGAAGGTTTTCATCAATGCTGTCGGTTTTTTGCGTGTTCGTCGAAGCGGGGCAGCTGCAGCTAGTGCTCACATCATGGACTTGTTGGATGACACGAGGATCCACCCAGAGTCCTATGATCTTGCAAAGAACTTGGCCAAGGATGTGTATGCTGAGGATGCTCCACATGAGCCTAATGAGATGGATGATGATGAACAGGAGATGGCGATTGAACATGTTAGGGAAAGACCTCACATGCTCAAAGCCCTTGATATTGATGAGTATCTCAAGAGTTTTCCTGATGGGGCCAGGAAAAGAGAAACCCTGTATGATATAAAGATGGAACTGCTTCATGGTTTTTGGGATTGGCGCAGCGCTTTCCGAGAACCGAATGCCGATGAGGAGTTTGCTATGCTAACTGGTGAAACGGAGGACACCATTTCAGATGGCAGGATTGTTCAAGTAACGGTTCGCAACATACAAGATAACAGAATCGTCTGTACCTTTGATTCTGGTCTAAAGGCCCATGTTTTTGCGGAGGATTACTCAGACGATGGATATGATCCTGAAACCCTTCAAATACGTGAAGGTGATATACTTACAGCCAGGATAAAGAGTATCAACAAACCTAGATTTGTGGTTTACTTGACCTGCAAGGCCAACGAACTGAGGAAAGGACCATACCTGCACAAAATCAAACGCGATCCTTATTATCAGGAAGAGGATGCTAGCTTACGAAATGAGCAAGAGAAGGCTCGCAAGGAAAAGGAACTTGCTAAGAAGCATTTTAAGCCAAGAATGATTGTTCATCCTCGTTTCCAGAACCTGACAGCCGATGAAGCTATGGAG TACCTTTCTGACAAGGATGCTGGTGAGAGCATTATACGTCCAAGCTCTAAAGGGCCTCTTTACCTGACTTTAACCCTGAAAATTTCTGATGGAATTTATGCTCACAAAGAGATAGTTGAGGGTGGAAAAGATCACAAGGATATCACTAGCATGCTTCGTTTGGGGAAAACTCTGACCATTGATCAGGACACTTTTGAAGATCTTGATGAG GTTATGGACCGATATGTTGATCCGTTGGTTGGCCACCTAAAAAGTATGCTCTCCTATCGTAAATTCAGAAGAGGAACAAAAGCAGAAAACGACGACATGTTACGGGCGGAGAAATTGGAGAACCCCATGAGAATTGTGTATTGCTTTGGCATCTCTCAAGAACACCCaggaacttttattttatcctACATCAGGAGTACCAATCCACATCATGAATACATTGGGCTGTATCCAAAAGGATTTAGGTTTCGGAAAAAGGATTTTGATGACATTGACCGTCTTGTGTCCTATTTCCAGAGAAATATCGATAAACCACCTCCAAGTGCCGGCCCATCACTAAGGACAGTTGCTGCAATGGTACCGATGAGAAGCCCTGCAAACTGGGGCTCCTCTGGTGGAGGGTCTGTCAGCGGTGGTTCGGCAGGCTTCAATGATAGCTGGAGGGGTTCGGATAGGGAAAGGTCTTCCACTCCAGCTTCAAGAACAG GAGGGAGATACGAATCGCGAAGTGGTAGTGCAAGCAGAGAAGGCCATCCAAGCGGAATTCCTTCAAGCCGCGGGCGTGGAAGGGGAAGTGCAAGGGGAAGGGAAAACAGCTACAGCGGCAACGACCGCGACTCCGAGTACGGGGGATCGGCGAGATGGAGCTCGAAAGACGTCGACGACGACGGCATGAGCAGCTTCCCTGGTGCCAAAGTTCAGAACTCTCCAGGCAGGGAGAGATTCCCAGGCGGATGGGGTGGTGACGGGGGCAGGAGTGGCAGCGGCGGTCGAAATGtaggcggtggcggtggcggtggcggtggcggtggcggtggcggaggcTGGGGTGGGGATATTGGTTCGAGCTCCGGATACAGTGCTGGTAATAGCAATTCGAGGTTGGTGCCACCGACACAAGCGGATTCTGGAAGCGGATGGCCGACCCGTTGGTGA